From Haliotis asinina isolate JCU_RB_2024 chromosome 8, JCU_Hal_asi_v2, whole genome shotgun sequence, a single genomic window includes:
- the LOC137293414 gene encoding delta(3,5)-Delta(2,4)-dienoyl-CoA isomerase, mitochondrial-like, giving the protein MCSAQIPKYETLNITRPRDMVVQVELNRPEKRNAMNHVFWREMVECFNYLDGDSECRAVVLTGAGKIFTAGLDLGDFASMSSMQRDDDVGRRAFRLRQGLKPMQESFTVIERCTKPVIAAIHSACVGGGLDMTSACDIRYCTSDAWFQVKEVDIGLAADVGTLQRFPKVVGNDSWVRELVYSVRKFYADEALSMGFVSRIFPDKKAMVEGALELAVLIASKSPIAVQGSKVNLVYSRDHGVADGLEHVRVWNQSMSQSEDLAQAAKAAMLKETPIFSKL; this is encoded by the exons ATGTGTAGTGCACAGATTCCCAAGTATGAGACTCTAAACATCACCAGACCACGTGACATGGTTGTTCAGGTCGAACTGAACAGACCTGAGAAGCGGAATGCCATGAACCATGTTTTCTGGAG GGAGATGGTCGAGTGCTTCAACTACCTAGATGGAGACAGTGAGTGTCGTGCTGTTGTACTGACTGGAGCCGGGAAGATCTTCACAGCAG GTCTTGATCTGGGAGACTTTGCTAGTATGAGCAGCATGCAGAGAGATGATGATGTTGGCAGGAGGGCCTTCAGGCTGCGTCAAGGTCTCAAGCCTATGCAGGAATCTTTCACTGTTATCGAGAGG TGTACTAAGCCAGTGATTGCAGCTATCCACAGTGCCTGTGTGGGTGGTGGCCTTGACATGACCTCTGCCTGTGATATACGCTACTGTACTAGCGATGCATGGTTTCAGGTGAAG GAGGTGGATATTGGCTTGGCAGCAGATGTTGGAACACTGCAGAGGTTCCCCAAGGTGGTGGGCAATGACAGTTGGGTGAGGGAGCTGGTCTACTCAGTCAGGAAGTTCTATGCTGATGAAGCTCTCTCCATGGGCTTTGTCAG TCGCATTTTCCCTGATAAGAAAGCCATGGTGGAAGGGGCCCTTGAGCTGGCCGTGCTTATTGCCAGCAAAAGTCCAATAGCTGTACAGGGTTCAAAGGTCAACCTGGTGTATTCCAGAGATCATGGAGTGGCAGACGGTCTTGAACACGTT CGTGTGTGGAACCAAAGCATGAGTCAGAGTGAAGATTTGGCCCAAGCAGCCAAGGCCGCCATGTTGAAAGAAACACCAATTTTTTCCAAACTTTAG
- the LOC137293412 gene encoding retinol dehydrogenase 14-like: MAWFWVVVVGGVSVSLLVLRRIANRAKVCPSKAMMTGKTVVITGANCGIGKATASELAKRNARVILACRDVGKGTKAVKEIRRRTQSGELVVKRLDLASINSIQMFADNLRKEEQRLDVLINNAGVFQCPYTKTEDGFEMQMGVNHIGHFLLTNLLTDMLKKSAPSRVVVVTSSLHKRGTMNFDDLQSEKAYNKAKSYANSKLANCLFSRELARQLCGGNVSVYCVHPGMVMTNLSRHVVPRFIKILLTPLALLLGARTNFEGCQTVLYCSVADEVAKETGKYYGNCKVEPWHQVATDDGVAKKLWEVSEKLTKLA; encoded by the coding sequence atggcgtggTTTTGGGTTGTGGTAGTTGGTGGAGTTTCTGTATCCTTGCTGGTCCTGCGTCGAATCGCGAACCGTGCTAAGGTGTGCCCAAGCAAGGCAATGATGACAGGAAAGACCGTAGTGATAACTGGTGCTAACTGTGGTATCGGCAAGGCTACTGCCTCCGAACTAGCCAAACGAAACGCAAGAGTGATATTGGCATGCAGGGATGTGGGCAAAGGAACGAAAGCTGTCAAGGAAATCCGGCGACGCACGCAAAGCGGGGAGCTGGTTGTCAAGCGCCTTGATCTAGCGTCAATAAATTCTATCCAGATGTTTGCTGATAATTTGCGGAAAGAAGAACAAAGGCTGGACGTGTTAATTAACAACGCAGGTGTTTTCCAATGCCCATATACAAAAACTGAAGATGGTTTTGAGATGCAGATGGGTGTTAATCACATTGGTCATTTCTTGTTGACTAATTTGTTAACAGACATGTTAAAGAAATCTGCGCCAAGTAGAGTGGTAGTTGTAACATCATCTCTTCATAAGAGAGGAACTATGAATTTCGATGACCTCCAAAGTGAGAAGGCATATAACAAGGCTAAGAGCTATGCCAATAGCAAACTAGCGAATTGTCTTTTCTCAAGGGAATTAGCCAGGCAGCTATGTGGTGGCAACGTCTCTGTGTACTGCGTTCACCCAGGAATGGTAATGACAAACCTCAGTAGACATGTGGTGCCACGCTTCATTAAGATTCTCTTAACGCCATTGGCTCTCCTGCTCGGTGCGCGAACAAATTTTGAAGGTTGTCAAACAGTTTTATATTGCAGTGTTGCTGATGAAGTTGCAAAAGAAACAGGAAAATATTATGGAAACTGTAAAGTGGAACCATGGCATCAGGTAGCAACTGATGATGGTGTTGCTAAAAAACTATGGGAAGTCAGTGAGAAATTGACCAAATTGGCATGA
- the LOC137293413 gene encoding delta(3,5)-Delta(2,4)-dienoyl-CoA isomerase, mitochondrial-like, translating into MFANKVWKSVVTATRCKSQLQYIVRAMCSVQTPKFETLNVTRPRDQVVQVELNRPEKRNAMNQAFWREMVECFNYLDGDSECRAVVLTGAGKIFTAGLDMVDFAGIIQGDDDVGRKAFRMGQTINAMQESFTVIERCTKPVIAAMHNACVGAGLDMTSACDIRYCTSDAWFQIKEVDIGLAADVGTLQRFPKVVGNDSWVRELVYSVRKFYADEALSMGFVSRIFPDKQAMVEGALELAVLIASKSPIAVQGSKVSLVYSRDHGVADGLKHIRVWNQGMLQSEDLIKSAMAAMAKETATYSKL; encoded by the exons ATGTTTGCGAACAAGGTTTGGAAATCAGTTGTCACGG CCACACGATGTAAAAGTCAGCTACAGTACATTGTGAGAGCCATGTGTAGTGTACAGACTCCCAAGTTCGAGACTCTGAATGTCACCAGACCACGGGACCAGGTGGTACAGGTTGAACTGAACAGACCAGAGAAGCGGAACGCCATGAACCAAGCTTTCTGGAG GGAGATGGTCGAGTGCTTCAACTACCTAGATGGAGACAGTGAGTGTCGTGCTGTGGTACTGACTGGAGCCGGGAAGATCTTCACAGCAG GCCTGGATATGGTAGACTTTGCTGGCATCATACAGGGCGATGATGATGTGGGAAGGAAGGCCTTCAGGATGGGTCAGACCATCAATGCAATGCAGGAATCCTTCACTGTTATCGAGAGG TGTACTAAGCCAGTGATTGCAGCCATGCACAATGCCTGTGTGGGTGCGGGCCTTGACATGACCTCTGCCTGTGATATACGCTACTGTACCAGCGATGCATGGTTTCAGATTAAG GAGGTGGACATTGGCTTGGCAGCAGATGTTGGAACACTGCAGAGGTTCCCCAAGGTGGTGGGCAATGACAGTTGGGTGAGGGAGCTGGTCTACTCTGTCCGGAAGTTCTATGCTGATGAAGCTCTCTCCATGGGCTTTGTCAG TCGCATCTTCCCTGATAAGCAAGCCATGGTGGAAGGGGCCCTTGAGCTGGCCGTGCTTATAGCCAGCAAGAGTCCCATAGCTGTACAGGGTTCAAAGGTCAGTCTGGTGTATTCCCGGGATCATGGAGTGGCAGACGGCCTGAAACACATT CGTGTGTGGAACCAAGGCATGCTTCAGAGTGAAGATTTGATCAAATCAGCCATGGCAGCCATGGCAAAAGAAACAGCAACTTACTCCAAACTTTAG